From a single Acidobacteriota bacterium genomic region:
- a CDS encoding sulfurtransferase, translating to MIEEISATNLKARLDAGENIQLIDVRQPEEHAFAKIDGAKLIPLGEILSRMSELDTEKEVVIHCKMGGRSARAIEALQQSGYTGALKNLKGGITAWSNEVDHKVPKY from the coding sequence ATGATCGAGGAGATCTCGGCAACAAACCTAAAAGCTCGGCTTGATGCCGGAGAAAATATTCAATTGATCGACGTCCGCCAACCGGAAGAGCACGCGTTTGCGAAGATCGACGGAGCAAAACTGATCCCGCTCGGTGAAATACTCAGCCGCATGTCCGAACTTGACACCGAAAAAGAGGTCGTCATCCATTGCAAAATGGGCGGAAGAAGCGCGAGAGCGATCGAGGCACTTCAGCAAAGCGGCTATACCGGCGCCCTAAAGAATCTGAAAGGCGGCATCACCGCATGGTCAAACGAGGTGGATCACAAGGTCCCGAAGTATTAA
- a CDS encoding IS3 family transposase codes for MKQEEEMRREAVERYGRGGVSMRELARIYRVSASTVHRWIRGREAGAGSATGSSAGPGAGHGSGSAEVRRLRKELEEARLYNELLNAMIDIAEDRFEVPIRKKQEVGRLRKEQKRIGVRKLHHMMSGFAREHSVEIGRDALYDLLREHSMLVRKRRRRSPRTTFSGLWMKSFPNLAKGFEPTRCNQLWVSDITYIRVREGFAYLSLITDAYSRKIVGYCLSEDLTARGPAAALRMALRDNPEREGLIHHSDRGLQYYSSRYMKLIGKQIRVSMSEKSDPLENAIAERVNGILKQELLRTSFKSFSEAARQIDQAVNTYNHLRPHLSIDMLTPAEAHAKTGELKKRWKKYYPAKTFHSQAAA; via the coding sequence ATGAAACAAGAAGAAGAGATGAGGAGAGAGGCAGTTGAGAGGTACGGGAGAGGGGGTGTGTCGATGCGGGAGCTGGCGCGGATATACCGGGTTTCGGCGTCGACTGTACATAGATGGATAAGGGGTCGTGAGGCCGGGGCCGGTTCGGCGACGGGGTCGTCTGCCGGGCCGGGAGCGGGGCATGGGTCCGGGTCGGCGGAGGTGAGGCGGCTGCGGAAGGAGCTTGAGGAGGCCCGGCTCTACAACGAGTTGCTGAATGCGATGATCGACATCGCGGAAGATCGATTTGAGGTACCGATCAGAAAAAAACAGGAGGTAGGAAGGCTGAGAAAGGAGCAAAAGCGGATCGGTGTAAGAAAGCTGCATCACATGATGAGCGGGTTTGCCCGCGAGCACTCGGTAGAGATCGGCCGCGACGCTTTGTACGACCTCTTGCGGGAGCATTCGATGCTGGTCCGAAAGAGAAGGAGGCGAAGTCCGAGGACAACGTTTTCGGGCCTCTGGATGAAGAGCTTCCCGAATCTTGCGAAGGGCTTCGAGCCGACCCGCTGCAATCAATTGTGGGTCAGCGATATCACTTATATCAGGGTCCGGGAAGGGTTTGCTTATCTGAGCCTGATCACGGACGCGTATTCGCGAAAGATAGTCGGCTACTGCCTCAGCGAGGACCTGACGGCCAGAGGGCCGGCGGCGGCACTGCGGATGGCACTCAGGGACAACCCGGAACGCGAAGGGCTGATACATCATTCGGACCGTGGGCTGCAATACTACAGCTCGCGGTACATGAAGCTGATCGGGAAACAGATCCGGGTCTCGATGAGCGAAAAGAGCGACCCGCTGGAGAACGCCATCGCCGAACGCGTCAACGGCATTCTCAAACAGGAACTGCTCCGGACAAGCTTCAAAAGCTTCTCCGAGGCGGCCCGGCAGATCGATCAGGCGGTCAATACCTACAACCACCTGAGGCCGCATCTGTCGATCGATATGCTCACCCCGGCCGAGGCCCATGCCAAGACCGGCGAGCTCAAGAAGCGCTGGAAGAAATACTATCCGGCCAAAACTTTTCACTCTCAGGCCGCGGCCTGA
- a CDS encoding (2Fe-2S)-binding protein yields the protein MSSSKQDGIVAAKGLDSAEDPDIFRPYERLIEITIRGAAFKVPENNTILRCLQFLELQRISDAELCWNGNCQNCTVRIIENGRARTAMSCRTEAVQGMAIEDINPAIDI from the coding sequence ATGAGTTCCTCAAAACAAGACGGTATCGTAGCAGCCAAAGGCCTCGATAGTGCAGAAGACCCGGATATCTTTCGGCCTTACGAGAGGCTGATCGAGATAACGATCCGCGGCGCCGCTTTCAAAGTGCCGGAGAACAATACAATTCTGCGATGCCTTCAGTTCCTCGAACTGCAACGCATCTCAGACGCAGAGCTTTGCTGGAACGGCAACTGCCAAAACTGTACAGTTCGGATAATCGAGAATGGCCGCGCTCGAACGGCAATGTCTTGCCGGACCGAGGCGGTACAAGGGATGGCCATCGAAGATATCAATCCGGCGATCGATATTTGA
- a CDS encoding long-chain fatty acid--CoA ligase, producing MVAENLIGFDALPQTVPHYCIESFRRNNKPDALSFKIDDVWHRVSGADAIERIRRIALGLSRLGVKAGDRIAIISENRPEWSFTDIAILSLRGVNVPIYTTQAVDQIRYIIENSGAKMLFVSGKKLWKHAESVIQSIESLEKLIFFDADFLPEDGRAMSLKDLEAEGTRKDEIDNFDELLAQVKADDLATVIYTSGTTGEPKGVMLTHENFTSNVAAISKGLPIRNTDRSLAVLPLSHIFERSVFYVLCANGVAIHYCAAFDQIAGHLQEVKPTIMTAVPRLFEQVYHKIVKKGKAAGGFKTKLFDWALGVGQDYWRAKDMHESVPATLAAKHALASRLVFSKWRAGVGGHLRFFVSGGAPLSKKLSYAFWAAGIPILQGYGMTEACITCANRPEDNKVGSIGTPFEGIEMKIDPGNGEILIRGKSVMQGYYQKPEETAKVIDSEGFYHTGDVGYVDEDGHFYVTDRIKDLFKLSNGKYVAPLQVESLLKQSPLVAQPVVVGSGRKQVGALIVPDWDALKETLADEGIAVEGTREELCVNPFVIKRVQKDAVDLTRELSDYERVKRVFLLPREFSIDRGEMTPTLKIKRSVIDEKYEDAIDEICGGN from the coding sequence ATGGTTGCTGAGAATCTTATCGGGTTTGATGCTTTGCCGCAGACCGTGCCGCACTATTGCATCGAATCTTTCCGCCGCAATAACAAGCCTGACGCGTTGTCTTTCAAGATAGACGATGTCTGGCACAGAGTTTCGGGCGCCGACGCCATTGAGCGAATTCGGCGGATCGCGCTCGGGCTTTCGCGGCTGGGCGTAAAGGCCGGCGACCGCATCGCCATCATCTCGGAAAACCGGCCGGAGTGGTCGTTTACGGATATCGCGATCCTCTCGCTCCGCGGCGTCAACGTTCCGATCTACACAACGCAGGCCGTCGATCAGATCCGCTATATCATCGAAAATTCGGGTGCGAAGATGCTCTTCGTCTCGGGCAAGAAGCTCTGGAAACACGCCGAATCGGTCATCCAGAGCATTGAATCGCTCGAGAAGCTGATCTTTTTCGATGCCGACTTTCTGCCGGAAGACGGCCGGGCGATGTCGCTCAAGGACCTCGAGGCCGAGGGCACCCGGAAGGACGAGATCGACAATTTTGACGAACTGCTGGCACAGGTCAAGGCCGACGACCTGGCGACGGTGATCTATACCTCCGGGACGACCGGCGAGCCAAAGGGCGTGATGCTGACCCACGAAAATTTTACGTCGAATGTGGCGGCCATCTCTAAGGGCCTGCCGATCAGGAACACCGATCGGTCGCTCGCCGTTCTGCCGCTCTCGCACATTTTTGAAAGGTCAGTTTTTTACGTGCTCTGCGCCAATGGCGTGGCGATACATTACTGTGCGGCGTTTGACCAGATCGCCGGCCATCTGCAGGAAGTAAAGCCAACGATAATGACGGCGGTGCCGCGGCTCTTCGAGCAGGTCTATCACAAGATAGTCAAGAAGGGGAAGGCTGCCGGCGGGTTCAAGACGAAGCTCTTCGATTGGGCACTCGGCGTCGGGCAGGATTACTGGCGGGCGAAGGATATGCACGAATCGGTGCCGGCGACGCTGGCGGCAAAACACGCACTAGCCTCGCGGCTCGTCTTCTCAAAATGGCGTGCGGGCGTCGGCGGGCACCTGCGTTTCTTCGTCTCGGGCGGAGCTCCGCTCTCGAAAAAGCTCTCGTATGCGTTTTGGGCGGCGGGCATCCCGATCCTGCAAGGCTACGGCATGACCGAGGCCTGCATCACCTGCGCAAACCGGCCGGAGGATAATAAGGTCGGCTCGATCGGCACGCCTTTCGAAGGCATCGAGATGAAGATCGATCCGGGCAACGGCGAGATCCTCATCCGCGGAAAAAGCGTGATGCAGGGCTACTATCAAAAGCCCGAAGAGACCGCGAAAGTCATCGACAGCGAGGGCTTCTATCACACCGGCGACGTCGGTTATGTGGACGAGGACGGGCATTTTTACGTCACCGACCGCATCAAGGACCTCTTTAAGCTGTCGAACGGAAAATACGTCGCCCCGCTGCAGGTCGAAAGCCTCCTCAAGCAAAGCCCGCTCGTTGCACAGCCGGTCGTCGTCGGCTCGGGCAGAAAGCAGGTCGGAGCATTGATCGTTCCGGACTGGGATGCCTTGAAGGAAACGCTCGCCGATGAAGGCATTGCTGTCGAGGGCACCCGCGAGGAGCTTTGCGTTAACCCCTTTGTTATCAAACGTGTGCAGAAAGACGCCGTTGACCTGACCAGGGAGCTTTCCGACTACGAAAGGGTCAAGCGTGTGTTTTTGCTGCCCAGAGAATTTTCGATCGATCGGGGAGAGATGACCCCCACGCTCAAGATCAAGCGCTCAGTTATCGATGAAAAATATGAGGATGCTATCGATGAGATCTGCGGAGGAAACTAG
- a CDS encoding protein kinase, with translation MIGSEINQYKILEKIGSGGQGTVYKALDTKLNRQAVIKVLPPELTNKTANFKRFEREAQLCSQLDHPNICTIYDFQDANGIFYIAMQYVEGKNVRQLVNGRPLDLSSALSIAIQVTDALSYAHSKNIIHRDVKAGNVMVTSGGQVKILDFGLAKLLEDELTDATRGQDRTDITELGIPYGTATYAAPEQARGERADERSDIFSTGVLIYEMLTGIWAFQGKTVIDVRHQVLYGTPKPIAELRRDPIPPGVQEIVDKALQKEPKNRYQKISQMRDDLRQVYQQVAGAGMMPGETFAPKHLDSGVFRRALSWITGKTGEGNTGSFGSFSNPPSNMPESPLTATSTGTEKKCVAILPFRNLNQDPDSDFFEFALADAVITELAQLRSLIVRPSSVVAKYQGKEVDPREAGKELRANAVLSAGFLRSGDRLRVTAQLVDVFSGDILWSDRIDADASDVLNLQDEIAQKILEGLRMELSENEQEKLGRRMTDNHEAWEEYLRGRDHFGRFIFRTLSAEDCDAAIQNFKRAVELDPHFALAYSGLGACYANRVFKGLGETEDYTLAESAFSKAFSYDPNVVEARVLMVMVYMARGEKKKARAEIELLKKQFPNEAPLFFVKGVVHRLDGEYEESLKAFERLSRLDPAARAVSAYNRARIFVYKREYNNAIAELEIGERAEPNHPMLKLFRASTYYYRGDAEEAIKLMEEVLSAHPRMDGVRPLYALFLAGAGRAEDARGQLTEDALKLAKADHDTAYWAASAFAVLGDKDLAFKWLNKAIKLGNENKPHFELDRNLDSLRDDPRFEEAMAKIGT, from the coding sequence ATGATCGGTTCTGAGATCAATCAATATAAGATCCTCGAGAAGATCGGTTCGGGCGGCCAGGGCACGGTGTATAAAGCTCTTGACACCAAGCTCAATCGCCAGGCGGTCATCAAGGTCCTACCGCCGGAACTCACCAACAAGACGGCAAATTTCAAACGTTTCGAACGCGAGGCTCAGCTTTGCTCTCAGCTCGATCACCCGAATATCTGCACCATCTACGATTTTCAGGACGCCAATGGCATCTTCTACATCGCGATGCAGTATGTGGAAGGCAAGAATGTTCGCCAACTCGTGAATGGCCGGCCGCTTGATCTCTCAAGTGCTCTTTCGATCGCGATCCAGGTTACGGATGCTCTCTCCTACGCCCATTCGAAGAACATCATCCACCGCGACGTTAAAGCAGGCAACGTGATGGTCACGAGCGGCGGCCAGGTCAAGATTCTCGACTTCGGGCTTGCCAAGCTGCTTGAAGACGAGCTAACTGACGCGACCCGCGGGCAAGACCGCACAGACATTACCGAACTCGGCATTCCTTACGGCACCGCCACCTACGCTGCCCCCGAACAGGCCCGCGGCGAAAGGGCCGATGAACGATCGGACATTTTCTCGACCGGCGTTTTGATCTATGAGATGCTGACCGGCATCTGGGCATTCCAGGGCAAAACGGTCATCGACGTCCGCCATCAGGTTCTTTATGGAACACCGAAGCCTATCGCTGAATTGCGTCGCGATCCGATACCTCCGGGAGTGCAGGAGATCGTCGACAAGGCTCTCCAAAAGGAACCTAAGAATCGGTACCAGAAGATATCGCAAATGCGCGACGATCTGCGGCAGGTTTATCAGCAAGTGGCCGGAGCAGGCATGATGCCCGGCGAGACATTTGCTCCTAAGCACCTCGATAGCGGCGTCTTCCGCCGGGCTCTGAGCTGGATCACCGGAAAGACGGGCGAGGGCAACACAGGCTCGTTCGGTTCGTTTTCCAATCCGCCATCGAATATGCCCGAGTCGCCTCTAACCGCTACATCGACTGGGACCGAAAAGAAGTGCGTCGCGATTCTTCCCTTTCGCAACCTGAACCAGGACCCTGACTCTGACTTCTTCGAATTTGCTTTGGCTGACGCTGTGATCACCGAACTCGCACAGCTTCGTTCGCTTATCGTCAGGCCGAGCTCCGTCGTTGCGAAATATCAGGGCAAAGAGGTCGACCCACGCGAGGCCGGCAAAGAACTTCGTGCCAATGCCGTGCTTTCGGCCGGATTTCTGCGGTCCGGTGACCGGCTTCGTGTAACGGCGCAGTTGGTCGACGTTTTCAGCGGCGATATCCTCTGGAGCGACCGGATTGATGCCGACGCGAGCGACGTCCTGAATCTTCAGGACGAGATCGCCCAGAAGATCCTCGAAGGGCTTCGGATGGAGCTTTCCGAGAACGAACAGGAAAAACTCGGCCGCCGGATGACCGATAACCATGAGGCATGGGAAGAATACCTTCGCGGCCGCGACCATTTCGGCCGATTCATCTTCCGGACGCTTTCGGCCGAAGATTGCGATGCTGCGATCCAGAACTTCAAGCGTGCTGTCGAGCTCGACCCGCACTTTGCCCTTGCCTACAGCGGGCTTGGGGCCTGTTACGCCAATCGTGTTTTTAAAGGGCTCGGCGAAACGGAAGACTACACTCTCGCCGAATCTGCGTTTAGCAAGGCGTTCTCTTACGATCCGAACGTCGTTGAGGCTCGGGTACTGATGGTGATGGTCTATATGGCTCGCGGCGAGAAGAAAAAGGCGCGTGCCGAGATCGAACTACTCAAAAAACAGTTCCCCAACGAGGCTCCGCTTTTCTTTGTGAAGGGCGTCGTCCATCGGCTCGACGGCGAGTACGAGGAATCGCTAAAGGCCTTCGAAAGGCTTTCCCGGCTCGACCCCGCTGCCCGCGCCGTCTCAGCCTATAACCGTGCGCGAATTTTCGTTTACAAACGCGAATACAATAACGCCATCGCTGAGCTCGAGATCGGCGAACGGGCCGAGCCTAACCATCCGATGCTCAAGCTCTTTCGGGCATCTACGTATTACTACCGCGGCGATGCAGAAGAAGCTATCAAGCTGATGGAAGAGGTACTTTCCGCCCATCCGCGGATGGATGGTGTCCGGCCGCTCTACGCTCTTTTTCTGGCCGGTGCAGGGCGGGCCGAGGATGCCCGCGGACAATTGACCGAGGACGCGCTGAAGCTCGCAAAAGCAGATCACGACACTGCCTACTGGGCAGCCTCTGCCTTTGCCGTCCTTGGTGACAAAGACCTCGCATTTAAATGGCTCAATAAAGCGATCAAGCTCGGAAATGAGAATAAACCTCACTTCGAGCTTGATAGAAATCTTGATTCGCTTCGCGACGATCCGCGTTTTGAAGAGGCAATGGCCAAGATCGGCACCTAG
- a CDS encoding aminopeptidase P family protein, whose protein sequence is MKKAIIWIIIAAFLLSGLTAVVFSQPSAGPAIRVTPQAPRFTDAERQAELAKRRAAVAAKMEDKSMLVLLSAEPKIYSNSVNYVFRQENNFVYLTGLKQGGAVFVMTKDGDAVSEYLFLPRRNPVTETWDGKMYSDDEARNISGLKTIIPTTERAAFFDALKAKEAFTAKTGGITIGAFETVYMLLPSSPNDGNAMREFRQENEFRKELGERNVLNARPIFAQLRLVKSPYEIKLMQHAIDISIEAHMRSMAMVHHAKWEYEVQAEVEYTFRRRNADYWGYPSIVGCGQNATTLHYQIPKGEVKTGDLLLMDVGAEYEHYTADITRTFPVNGKFSKEQAEIYQIVYDAQEAVAKMTKPGVRFAALQAEAARVIEDGLFRLGLVTAKDGQQFRRWYMHGLGHWLGMNVHDVGDYGTPLAPGMVFTNEPGIYIRPDALEWLPDTPENRDFIAKVKPAFEKYKSIGVRIEDDMLVTATGVEWMNKALPRSIPDIESFMARASKEMNYTASIFPSRH, encoded by the coding sequence ATGAAGAAAGCAATCATCTGGATCATCATCGCGGCGTTTCTCCTGTCGGGCCTTACGGCCGTGGTCTTTTCACAGCCATCGGCGGGACCGGCCATCCGAGTAACGCCGCAGGCACCGCGATTCACCGACGCCGAGAGGCAAGCCGAGCTTGCCAAGCGGCGGGCCGCCGTCGCGGCAAAAATGGAAGATAAGAGCATGCTCGTCCTCCTCTCCGCCGAGCCGAAGATCTATTCCAATTCGGTCAATTACGTCTTCCGCCAGGAGAATAATTTCGTTTACCTAACGGGGCTCAAGCAGGGCGGTGCGGTCTTCGTAATGACCAAAGATGGCGACGCCGTCAGCGAATATCTCTTTCTGCCGCGGCGTAACCCGGTGACCGAAACATGGGACGGCAAGATGTATTCGGACGATGAGGCACGGAACATCTCGGGCCTCAAGACGATCATACCTACAACCGAACGAGCCGCATTCTTTGACGCACTCAAGGCAAAAGAGGCCTTTACGGCAAAGACCGGCGGAATCACGATCGGGGCCTTTGAGACGGTCTATATGCTGCTTCCCTCAAGCCCGAACGATGGCAACGCGATGCGTGAATTCAGGCAGGAGAATGAGTTTCGCAAAGAGCTTGGCGAGCGAAACGTCCTCAATGCCCGGCCGATCTTTGCCCAGCTACGGCTCGTCAAATCGCCATATGAGATCAAGCTGATGCAGCACGCGATCGACATCTCGATCGAGGCACATATGCGGTCGATGGCGATGGTCCACCACGCCAAATGGGAATACGAGGTGCAGGCCGAGGTCGAATACACCTTCCGCCGTCGCAATGCAGATTATTGGGGCTACCCGTCGATCGTCGGCTGCGGCCAAAACGCGACCACGCTCCATTACCAGATCCCGAAAGGCGAAGTTAAAACCGGCGACCTGCTGCTGATGGACGTTGGGGCCGAATATGAGCACTACACGGCGGACATCACGCGGACGTTTCCGGTTAACGGCAAGTTCTCAAAGGAACAGGCCGAGATATACCAGATCGTTTACGACGCTCAGGAAGCCGTCGCGAAAATGACCAAGCCGGGCGTCCGCTTCGCTGCACTTCAGGCCGAGGCCGCTCGGGTCATCGAGGACGGGCTCTTCCGGCTCGGGCTCGTTACGGCCAAGGACGGCCAGCAATTCCGCCGCTGGTACATGCACGGACTCGGCCACTGGCTGGGAATGAACGTCCACGATGTTGGCGACTATGGAACGCCGCTCGCTCCGGGAATGGTCTTCACCAACGAGCCGGGCATCTACATCCGCCCGGACGCCCTCGAGTGGCTTCCCGATACGCCTGAGAACCGCGACTTCATCGCCAAGGTCAAGCCGGCATTTGAGAAGTACAAGAGCATCGGCGTCCGCATCGAGGACGATATGCTCGTCACCGCGACCGGCGTTGAATGGATGAACAAGGCCCTGCCGCGTTCGATACCGGATATCGAAAGCTTTATGGCACGAGCGTCAAAGGAAATGAACTATACGGCGTCGATCTTCCCGAGCCGCCATTAG
- a CDS encoding glutaredoxin, which produces MSLVMYTKPGCPYCDQARTHFNAEGIEFVEYDAQNDIERQREMLAFSAGDLTVPCIVKNGEYVGSGWGDPPRG; this is translated from the coding sequence ATGTCATTGGTGATGTACACGAAGCCGGGCTGTCCTTATTGCGATCAGGCCCGCACCCATTTCAATGCCGAGGGGATCGAGTTCGTTGAATACGACGCTCAAAACGACATCGAACGCCAGCGTGAGATGCTCGCCTTTTCTGCAGGCGATCTTACCGTTCCGTGCATTGTAAAGAACGGCGAATATGTAGGTTCAGGTTGGGGCGATCCGCCCCGCGGCTGA